GTGGGACGTCATGCCACTAGGCTTGTTGATGTTCAATATACCGCATAACTCTTGATTGGGCATGCTGTTCATGGTACAGGATGCAGGATTTTGCTGCTAACTGTTTCCTGCTGACTGCTCTCTTTTGTCTTGTGCCTGCTTCTGCAAGGCAGTCTCGATCTCATTCAAGATAAGTTCGCGTACTTTGACCATCTTTCCCGCGATCGTGCATCCCGCCGCGCGCGGATGCCCGCCACCTCCCAGTCGGAACGCCACGTCGGAGATGTCCCAGCCAGGCCCAGCACGCATGGACACCTCGATGCGCCCATCATCCTTCTCGCGAAAGACAATGGCTACATCAACTCCCATCGTGCTAGCCAGGAAACTGACTAAGCCATTGCCCTCGTTAGGTGATGCACCGCACTTGCGCATCATGTGCTGATCTATCTCTGTCCACAAGATGCGCCCACGCCGCTGTACATGGGCCAGTGCTTGGCCCCACAGGCAAATAGTCGAGATCGGTTCTCGGTTAAAGACGAGCTCAGTGATTTCGCTGAGCGATGCCCCTGCCTGGGTCAAAGCAATAGCCGTGCGCAATTGCTTGGCACTGACGTTGCTCGTACGGAAGCACTGCGTGTCCGTAATCAGCCCGACAAGAAGCGCCGTAGAAATGTCTTTGTCCAGCGGCACTTTCAGTTGCTTGAGCAACCCATACACGATCTCCGCAGTAGAAGGCAGCAGTTGTACCAGGTTGACTGTGCCGAAACGCGTGTTTGTCACGTGGTGATCAATGTTGATCACCGGTCGGCTGCCGAAAACGCGCTCATCGTACAGCGAGCCCAGGCGCTCGATGTCACTGGAATCTATCGTGACAATGACTTCTTCGTTTGTGGGAGGCTGGGCAGTAATTTCGCGCCAGGAAGGAAGAAAATCGAATTTGGCGGGCACCGGATCGGCGCAAGCCATAATGCACGATTTTCCCAGGTGCCGCAATCCCAGTCCAAGCCCCAGCAGGGAACCGATGGCATCCCCATCTGGGATGATATGGCAAGCGATATAGACCGATTGGGCTGCCTGAAGGTAGCGCTTCGCGCTATTCATGCTCCGCTACTGCTCCTTGCAAAGTTCACTCCCGCTCTTGGGCCGATGCGTCTACTTCATTGCTCGGTGGTGTGTTCTGCAACTGCTCCAAGAGGGACTCTACGCGCGCAACATGTTCCCAGGTATCATCCAACATGAAACGCAGTTCCGGCGCAAAGCGCATTTGAAGACGTTGCGCTAATTCCCGGCGAATGTAACGCGAAGCGTGCTGCAACCCTGCCAGGGCATCGTCGCGCGACTTTTGATCGCCCAGCGCGCTGACGAATATCGTGGCCAGTTTTAGATCGGCGGTGATCTCAACTTTTGTGACCGTCACGTATGTCAAACGTGGATCCCGCACTCTTTGTTGCAGCAGTTCGCTGATTTCTTCTTGGATGCGACTGCTGACTCGTTCTTGACGTCGTGTGGGCATATCTCACAATGGGAGGCACAGTCCCTGCTTAGGCAAGCGCATGCATTGCCTTTTCATGCCACTGTGCCTCCTACCTGTTCCTTTCTATAGAATTCTAATATATCGCCTACGGCAAAGTCATCAAAGCCTTCTACCCCTACGCCGCATTCCAGGCCTGTGTTGACTTCGCGCACATCTTCCTTGAAGCGACGCAGAGAGGCTACTTGGCCCTCGAAGATGACCTTATCGGCGCGGCGGACGCGGACCAGGGCATTGCGTGCGGCTATGCCGTCCATAACCTGACACCCAGCTACTTGCTTTTTGTGTCCGATACGAAAGACAGCCCGTACCTCGGCATGGCCGATGGTCACGTCCTTATAACTGGGCTCGAGCAAGCCCTTCAGAGCACGATCGATATCGTCCACAAGGTGGTAAATGATATTGTAGAGGCGTATATCTACCCCTTCAGACTCAGCCATGCGGCTGGCAGCGGCATCCACTTGCACGTTGAAGCCAATGACAATGGCTTGCGAAGCAACTGCGAGCATGATATCGGATTCGTTGATGTTGCCAAGTCCAGTGTGCAATAACTTGACCCTGAGTTTCTCATCGCCGAGTTTCTCCACAGAGTTGACAATAGGCTCGATGGAGCCTTGTACATCTGCCTTGAGAATCAAGTTGAGTTCTTTCGCTTGTCCAGCCTGTGCTTTGGCAAAGAATTCATCGAGGCTGATCCCGCGCCGTTTCTGCTGTTCAGCCGCTTGCTGGCGACGCAAGGCTTCAGCAGCGGCAAGAGCTCGCGCTTCGTGTTCATCCTTGACCACTCTAAAGGGCTCTCCCGCAGCGGGCACATCGCTCAGTCCCAAGACAACTACTGGCATAGCAGGCGGAGCGCTTTCGATGCGTTGGCCTTTATCATCGAACATGGCGCGGACCTTGCCCGCGAGATCACCAATGACCAAGGAATCGCCAAGGTGCAATGTGCCTTCCTGCACCAGCAAAGTGGCTAAAGGTCCTTTGGTTTTGTCCAAGCGCCCCTCGATGACCGTGCCAGAGGCAAGAGCTTCGGGGTTCGCTTTCAAGTCGGCCATTTCCGCGACCAAGAGGATCATCTCGAGCAATGTCTCCAGTCCGATCTTCTGCTTGGCCGAGACGGGCACGCAAATAACATCTCCGCCATAATCCTCCACGAGGAGTCCTATCTCTGAAAGCTGCCTCTTTACTACCTCAGGATTGGCATTGGGCTTATCTATCTTGTTCAGCGCGACGATGATGGGTACCTGGGCCGCACGAGCGTGGTTAATGGCCTCGATCGTCTGAGGTTGTACGCCATCGTCAGCAGCAACGACCAGCACCGCAATGTCCGTCACCATGGCCCCACGGGCGCGCATAGCAGTAAAGGCTTCGTGGCCAGGGGTGTCTAGGAACGTGATCTTTTTCCCTTGCACCTCCACCTGATAAGCGCCAATGTGCTGGGTAATTCCACCGACTTCGCTGGCCACAACATTGGTTTGGCGAATCACGTCCAATAGAGAGGTCTTGCCGTGATCGACATGCCCCATGATCGTCACCACGGGCGGCCGTGGTGCTAATTTGGCCAGTTCTTCGGCAGTATACTCGCGACGTTTGCGTACGGGCTCTTGGGGCAATTCCTCGACCGGCTCTGGCGGACGCTCCTCCTTGACCTCAAAGCCCAGGTCTGAAGCCACAATTGCGGCTGTGTCGAAATCAATTTCCTGATTGATATTGGCCATCACGCCGCTCTTCATTAACTCGCGGATGATCGTGATAGGGCTAGCTTTCAACAACGCGGCCAGGTCACGTACGGTGATAGATAAGGGGAGCGTGACCACATTTGATGTCGGCGGTGCTTCGGGCTCGGCCACAGCCACAGCTTCGAGAATTTTGGGAGGCTCTGTCTCTGTAGCCTCTGCTGAAACTGCTGCTTTCATAGACGGTTGCGGCACAGCAGGCTTTTTCGTTTTTGCAGGAACTCGCTTCGCAGCAGGCTGGGCAGCACCCGGCACCTTGCCTTCTGCGCTACCGCGTGGAGGCGCTTTCGCATGTCTGGTAGGTTTAACCTTACCAGCCTTAGCGACCTTTACGCGGCCATCTCTCGCAATCTTCGCTCCTTTTTGAGCCTGGCGAGGTCCGGCTTCAGCCGTTTTGGCTTTGCTGGCATCCGATTCCGCCGCGCCCTTGGCTTTGGGAAGTTGGGCGGGCTTTTCCCGAGCGGTCTTGTCCGCTGGCGGATTAACGTCGGATGCAGGCTCTTTGGTTTCTGCATCTATTGAACTGGTATGGGTGGTTTTCTGTTTGGGCATAACCTACCCCCTTTCCTCTTGTACTATTGTCGTTCGGGCGTGCATGGCAATGCGCAGGCCTTTCTAGTCTGCGGGAAAGGAGTTCAGCCTCGGTTGCTTTTTATCAGGCAAAATATGACCTGCAGGGTGAAAACGTACCATCCCTGCTGGGGGAAAGTGGGGAGAATAAGCGAGGGAAGACTAGAGGAAATGGCGCATAAAGATCAATCGGCCATGAGTACTCCCTCGTCCTTTATCTCACCCAGGGTACCGTTTCGCCCCTGCATGGATTTCCTGCCAAATGCAGTCTTCATATGCATCTGTACGTTCCTACCATATCAACCGTGCCGGCTGTCCCGTTCTCCCTTCCTAGAACTCGCTATTCTGTGTCGCTACTAGGCAAATTCTGGCTATAGGCCAGAAGCCGCTCTTTGTCTGCAGGGCTCAGCGTTGTCTTCAGTGCATAATCCAATCGCTGACGCGAGATAGCACCTTCCCAGCAAGCCTTGTTGCGGCACAGATATGCCCCGCGACCAGCAGCTTTTCCCCTCTCATCTATCTCGATGGTTCCCTGAGGGGTACGGACAATACGGATCAGTTCTCGTTTTGGGCGCACCTGTTGACATTGCACACAGGTTCGCAAAGGAATATGTTTGGGTGCCATGCTTTTCTGTTTCTACCAAGCCGTTTTCCTAGTGCTCGCGACAGTGAAGAGCAAACTCGCCTTACCACTCCTCTATTTCATCTTGCCAGTCAACACGGCGGCTGACCCTGCGTTGTTGTAGACGTCCCTTCTTCTTGGCTTTGCCCTTGTGCCGTTTTCCCTCTTTCGGCTCATACTCCTCTTCTTCATACTCGCTTTCGGCTTCCCATTTGATGGCAGGTGATTCTTCGGCTTCAGACTCAACCTCCTGCCCAGTGGCCGCTTCTTCTGCCTCGACAGTAGCCTCTGCTGGAGGGGTTGCTTCCTGTACCAAAGTCGCCTGAGCAGGAATCGTGGCCATTTCTTCACTGGGGGCTGGTTCGGTAGCCAAGGCCCCCTGATCTACACTTGGCTCTGTAGCAAATAGGGCTCCTTCCGCCTCGCCAATCACCTCGGCAATGCCTTGTTCTTCTTGGGCCAGGCTTAACTCTGCCTGTGCCAGAAGCGCTGCGGCAGCCTCGCGTTTTGCTGCCAATTCTCGTTCTCTGGCCGCAGCCTCTGCTGCCTCCTTAGCGCGTCGTTCGATCTCCTCCGCTGCTTCCGAAGAACTCTTGATGTCAATGCGCCAGTTGGTCAACTTGGCTGCCAGGCGGGCATTTTGCCCCTCTTTGCCGATGGCAAGCGAAAGCTGGCTATCGGGTACAACCACTGTGGCGGTCTTGGTCTCGCGATCCAACCACACATGCTCCACCTTGGCTGGGCTGAGCGCATTGGCGATGAATTCCGTCTCCTCTGGAGACCAGGCCACGACGTCGATTTTCTCTCCATTTAGTTCGTTCACAATGTTCTGAATGCGTACGCCCCGCATGCCAACGCAGGAGCCAACCGGGTCAATGCCTGGCTGGGTGGCCGCTACCGCTACTTTTGAGCGCGAACCGGGTTCTCGAGCGATGCCTTTGATCTCGACAGTGCCCTGATAGATCTCCGGAACTTCGTTCTCGAGCAAGCGTCGCAGCAATTTCTGATGGGTGCGTGAAACTTTGATGCGCGGCCCACGGTTTGTCTTCTCTACTTCATAGACATAGGCGCGTAGCCTCTGGTTTGGTGTATATTGCTCGGTTGGGATCTGCTCGCTTTTGGGCAGAATTGCTTCTGTTCTGCCCAGAGACAGGATGACATTCCCAGCAGCATCAATATTGCGCACTGTGCCGAGCACATCCTCGCCCAGACGGTCTGACCAATCCGCGTACAAGGTTTCCCGCTCCGCTTCGCGAATGCGCTGCAGAATAACCTGTTTGGCCGTTTGGGCAGCGATGCGCCCAAAATTCTTGGGCGTCATCTCAATCTGTATGGTACTGCCCAGTTTGGCCATAGCATCAATCTGCCGTGCCTCCTGCAGTGTGATTTGAGTGCGTGGGTCCTTCACCTTTTCCACGATTTCCTTCGCGGCGAAGACGCGTGCTTTCCCTGTATTCGGATCGATCTTGACATCAATGTTTTGTGCAGGCCCAAAGTTGCGTTTGTAGGCAAGGACAAGCGCCTGCTCAATGGCTTCTAGGACCACCTCTTTGGGCAGGTGCCGCTCTGCACATACTTGAGTTATTGCAATGAGAAAATCGTTCTTCAAAACCAAAAACCTCCCGCGAGCAATGCCCGAAAACTCGAACTAGTCCGCTTAACAGACAGCATGTAAGAAGAAAAGTGGGGACAACCCACTTTTCAGCGGTGCTTTTTACAGTCTTACATTATAACAATAATATTCATTTTGTGCAAATACAGGGTAGTGCAATAGGTCTTTGCGCGAAGAATCTTTCCTGCGCATCATGGTAAGCGTTTCCTGATTGACGCAACCCACCAATCAAAGCCTGCCACTAACGCAGAGGGAGCGCATCAATCCCTGAGGTCAGGCTAGCCAGCAGGGCATCCAATTCAGCCAAGGGCACTAGGCGGGAGGCGCTTTCGCTACGTGCCTTGAGTTCTACGCTCTCTTGAGCCAGTGTTTTACGACTCACAGTAATACGCCAGGGGATGCCAATCAGGTCAGCGTCGTTGAACTTGACCCCGGCGCTCTCGTCTCGGTCATCGTAGAGCACCTCGTAGCCGGCTTCTAGCAGATGACGGTACAGTTGTTCTGCAGCAGAATGGACCTCTGGCTGGGTCGCACCTAGAGATAACAAGTGGAACAGATAAGGGGCGACGGAAGCGGGCCAAATGATGCCGTGGTCATCGTGGTTTTCCTCAATAATTGCAGCCATCAATCTCCCCGTACCAATCCCGTACGAGCCCATGACGATAGGACGTTGTTGTCCATCTTTGGCCAGGTAGGTTGCACCTAGTGCTTCGCTGTAGCGAGTGCCCAGCTTGAAAAGGTGTCCTAACTCGATTCCCTGCATCGCTTGCAAGGCGCTGCCGCACTGTGGGCATTGGTCTCCTGCCTGGGCCATGGCGATGTCCGTGATGGTGCTAACAGCAAAGTCGCGCGGGTAGTTCACATTCTTCAGATGATACCCTTCCTTATTCGCACCGGCGACAAAATTGTTGCCTAGGGTAATCGAATCATCAGCAATGACGCGAAACCCCGCCAGTCCGACAGGCGAGGCGTAACCTGGAACAAGTCCAGCGGCCTGCAATTCCGCTTCAGTGGAAGGATGCAACTCGGCGCCCGCTAAGGCATTGGCGAGCTTGACTACGTTCACTTGCAGGTCGCCACGGATAAGGGCAAGCACGATTTCGCCGCGCTCTGTAGTGTAGAACAGTGCCTTGAGCGTCTGCTGAGTGGGCACACCAACAAAGGCTGCCACATCGGCAATTGTCTTGCAACCCGGTGTGGCGATTTCCTCGATAGGGCGTTCCACTTCTGAGATACCAACGGGCTTGGCAAAAGTTGCTTTCTCTACGTTGGCGGCATACCCACAATGGGCACAACGGATCAGGGTATCTTCGCCTGAGGCACAGGGCACCATGAATTCATGGGATTCGGGGCCGCCCATCACTCCCGTATCTGCAACAATAGGGATGGCTCGCACTCCGCAGCGGCGGAATATGTTGACATAAGCCTGATACATCCGTGGGTAGAACTCATCCAGGCTGTTCCGGTCCGGATGGCAACTGTATGCGTCCTTCATGGTGAACTCTCGAGCGCGGATCAGACCTCCACGTGCCCGCGGCTCGTCGCGGAATTTGGTCTGAATGTGGTAAATTATGAAGGGAAGCTGGCGGTAGGAAACGATTTCCCGCCGCAGCAAGTCTGCCACAACTTCCTCGTGAGTCATGGCCAGCACCAGATCGTGGTTGGCGCGGTCGCGGAAGCGTACCAGAGCGGGCCCTGGTGCTGGCGCATCATAGCGCCCTGTGGCGCGCCAGATTTCGGCCGGGTTGACCACGGGCATGTGCACTTCTTGCCCGCCAATGGCATCCATCTCTTCGCGCATGATGCGTTCGATCTTGCGCAGCACACGCCAGCCAAGTGGCAGGTAACTGTAGATGCCGGCTGCCAAGGGGCGGATCAGCCCTGCTCGCAACGAGAGTTGGTGGCTGATGCATTCCGCCTCGGCAGGAACCTCGCGCAGCGTTCGCCCAAATAATTGTGACAGGCGCATATTCTCTAACCTCCTGTTTCCTTGAGCGATATTATACTGCATGGGAGTGCGTATCCACCATTTGCATCGTTCACTCGTGTACTGTATAATAGCAGTCAAGAATCTGTCCATAGACACAATCCCAGAGGAGGTGAGCCATGTCCTACGAGGAAATGGAAGGCGGACCGCAGTGGGAGGGCCGCCGTGAACGCAGGTACGATGAGAAGGAAGAAAAAGAGGAAGAGAAGCGCGAAGAAAAGGAAGAGAAGGGACAGGGATGGGGGCGAGACCCAATTAGTGGCGTTCTCTGGGCTTTGTTCTTGATCGTTGTTGGAGTGATCCTCCTGGCTGAATCGCAGGGATTCATCACCTGGGAGCAGTTTGGCGGGGTGTGGAATCTCGTTTTCCTTGTCGCGGGGTTGATGCTCCTGCTAAAAGCGGTCGTTCGGCTATTGATTCCTGCTTATCGCCGTCCGGTCTTGGGCACGCTGATAGGCGGTATTGTCTTGACCGCAATTGGGTTAGGGGGCATAACCGGTTTTAACCTGACTTTGCCGATTATCCTGATTGGAATCGGACTGGCTATCCTCCTTGGTGGTTTGTTGAGAGGTCGCTGGTAATCCAGGGGCTTGTTCAGTTCGTAGAGACGAAACGCCGCACAGTGCAGGTGTGGATTGGCGGTCGTCTGCACCTGGCGAAAAGCCCTTGCTCATGGTGGACCCAGGTCCAGGCTCATGATCTGATTCCAGAAGTAGCGCAACCGGGTGAGTGGCTCGTCGCGGCCAATGCAGCGGAAGTACGGTGCATCGAAAGCGAGAATGAGATCGCCAATCCTATAGCGCGGCAGGATGGGCGTGGAGACTACGAGGCTGCCCGTTTCGCCGGGATGCATCTCGTGGAGCATGATCAGCCCGCGCTTGGTCTCGACCTCAAAGAGGAACAGATCGTAATTGGGGACCCATGCGCGGCGTTCGTCGCGTTGTTGCCCAAACATGCCCTCTGTCGCTCCATAGATCTCCAGAATGGCTGCTGGGCCATACATTGCCCGCAGTGCAGGCGCGTAGCGGGTGTTGATGCCTGGCACGCTGCCTAGAGTCATGACTTGTACGCGCCACAAATCCTTCGGATAGACCTTGTGCGCTTTGCGTAGATAGCGTCCAAAGGTGATCGCCGTCGGTGCTACACCACCCACGACGGTTACGTTTTCATCCTTACAACGCTCATAAGCCAACTCGAAGCGCCGCTCCCAATCGCGAATGGTTTTCCCACCTCCCAGTGCATCAATCTCGTCCTGAGTGGGGAGGGAGCGCAGCGGCGTGCTCTGGGAAACATGCTTGACATAAATTCCTGAACTATAACCATATTCGACTTCGCGATCCCCCATGCGCACCTTTCCGACCACGGAGGGAAAATTGAGGTTGAGGTTTACACCTCGAAAGATGTCCAGTTGCTTCGTGAGCAACACATAGTTGATGAGAGCGCGGCCAGCACTAACGCGCATCTTCAAATCAGTGCGAGTCATGGGGATGAACTTGGATTCGCCCTTTGTTGTCCCGCGCGTGATGGCCCAGCCGACTGGAGGCTCGTAGAGCAATAGGTCAGTTTCGCCGGCCATGGTACGCTCAATCAAAGGCTTGATATCCTCATAGGTGACAATGGGGAAGGCTTTGCGGTATTCCTCAAGGGTGGTGACCATGCTGGCCTGGTGCTGTTGGCCATAGCCCGTGCGTGCATAGCCTTGCAGCAGGCGCTGCAATACCGCTTGTTGCGCGGCGCCAGGATCAGCCAGAGCCTGATACCAGGGCTGCACAAACCCCCTCAGCATCTCCTCCATGCCAGGCAATATAGTTGTTTGCATGTGTCCCCTCCTTTTCGTAGTGCCTCAGGTGTTTTTGTCCAGACAACTTTTTAACGCTTGTGCACCAAGAAGGCCAATTCCGTGGCGAATGCAAATCTCTGCACTGACCAAGGTCTGCCTGCTATTAATTCCCAGAACCTTTCCTCATAATTCTGCACCATTCCCTTTTCCCTTCCGCCAAGGCTGCGCACTGGGAATGAGATCAGCAGGTAATTGGACTGTACTGCATCCAGAAGCCTCACACTGGCCGATTTGTCCAGTTGTTCCAGACAAGGCAGGCTTTTTAAGATGAGGGCGAGATCAGCTTGCTCCACAGGGGGAGAATGGGCGATGTCGCAGGCATATGCTTGACCCCGCACTCCTATAATCACCAGGAACTCGTTCAGAAAAGCCGCGAGGTCCGTGTACATGTCATAGGCATAGTATTGGATGTCCTCGCTAAAGTCCATCCATGGTATTGCCAGTGGATTGAGCCCACAGGCAATATCGAGCACAACACGGATAGGAGGGAGGCCAGAGAGAGTACGCGCATAGAACTCATCGAGGATGCTCAGGCGCTCTCTGGTGGAGGAGTGATGCCCCATGATGTTCGTGCATACGCGGCGCAAAGCGGCGCCGTCCGCCCTTTCCGCTGCCTCTTTCAGTTCATCCAGCCAGCGTACATAGCGAGTGCCGGCGTCAAAGTACGCTCCACCAACCTGATGCAGCTTGTTCTTGGTGGCTTTCAATGCTTCCTTCCAGTTTCGCCGCATCACCAGTTCTCGTGAGGCGATGTTGCGAATCACGTCTGGGCACACATTGCGGTATTTGGGACTGAGCAGGACAGCCTGCACAACGCTGTCCAGCGCATTCGCATCGTGTCTCATCCCATGTTCATCTCTCTCAGGCGTGCCATGAGCTGCATCACAAAGCGCAGGTTGTGCATCGTGGCCAATCTATGGAACAAACTGTCATTCACTTTGAACAAATGGTGCAAATAAGCACGGGAGTAGTGGGAGCAGCAGAGGCAATCGCAGTAGGGGGAAATGGGCTGGTTAGCCTTCATGTTCTTCGCGTCCTGGATATACAGATGCGTGTACCAATCGTCTGCTAGCGTGCTGGATTTTGGCTCGCTGGTGAACAGATATAGCCGGCCATGTCGCGCATCCTTAGTGGGCATGGTGCTGTCAAACAGGTTATAGCCTATCCTGGCGCAGGTTACGATGTTGGCTGGCTGGCCCACGCCCAGGGCGTGCATCGGGAAGTTGGCTGGGATCAGTTCGCGGGTATATGCGATGATTTCTTCCAGCAAGTTGCCTGCGCTGTCCAGTGGCCATCCACCCAGCCCGAATCCGTCGAATCCTATTGCGAGCAACTCTTCGGCGCAGCGCTTGCGCAGATCGCGGTAGCCACCGCCTTGGACGACGGCAAAAAGGAGCGGACGCGCTCCCTTCTCCAAGCCTCGTAGTTCCATCTGGCGCTCGAACTCCGCTTTGCACCGTTTGGCCCACTTGATTGTTCTTTCCACCGATGCTTGCTGTATGGACAAGGGCTGATTCACATCCGTGCAATCGTCGAGGCAGATGACGAGGTCAGCACCATAGTCTACCTGTAGTTGGATGCTCTTCTCGGGCGTGAGGTAAAAGCGGCGCGAGGCTCCCTCTGGACGGAAGAGCATGCCGCGTTCGGTTAGGCTGCCATACTTGGGGTTTTGGTGGATGAGCGAATAAACCTGAAAACCACCCGAATCTGTGACGATGGGCTTTGGCCAGCCGAACATGTTGTGCAATCCGCCCAGTGCTTTGATCGTGGAGGAGCCCGGCCTTTGCATCAGGTGGAAGACATTCATTTGGAGCGCTTGCACCCCACATTGCAGCAAGTCGTTAGCATCCAATGAACGGACTACACCATGCGTGGCATCTGGCAGGAAGACAGGCAACTGCAATTGCCCCCGCGGCAACTCCAAAACGCTTGTCCCCTTGTAATTGTTCTTCATGCCACAGTGCCTTTTGCTCATGTTGAATTGCTATCCCCGTAGCAAGATTATTGATGAAAGCGCAGCGCCTCGGTGCTCTGAATGGAGATACCATACGCCAAGCAGAATGAAGAGGTGCAGCATGGATAAGTATATCATAGGTTACGATATGCACAAACATTGCTCCCGTCTGCGCTATTCTGAACCTAGCCGATCAGCAACTGGGGCAACACCGTATCCAGCATGTTCTTGGGGCGATGCAGCGTTTTCCAAGATCCTTCACGTCGTTGAGCATGACCAAGGGGACTTTTTCAACACCCTCACCCTCTGTTTTGACTTTTGTATAGAATTGGCTATGATAATTGTATCAAAGTCCTCCGACCCATTTTCTCCCCCTGGGAGGGATGGGCGATAGGGTGTGGGGAGCAATCCCGGCGCCTGCCGTGTTTGCAAAGGAGGCAACAGTAGCCACTTGCGGCGACTGTTGCCTTTTGTCTTAAAATAGGCAGATGTTTCTGCCTCAAAAATCTCAAAGAGGAGGAAAGAGCATGTGGATTCTAAGGTTGAACATGAATGACCGCACCTATCGTCTGGACGAAGTCCCGCAGGCTTACCAACACCTTGGTGGCCGCGGCATGACTTCTACCATCGTACACGACGAAGTCCCTCCATTGTGTCACCCTCTAGGCCCCAACAACAAACTCGTTTTTGCTCCTGGTATTGTAACCGGTACCGCCGCTCCAACCTCGGCACGCATCTCTGCCGGTGGCAAATCGCCGCTCACCGGCGGCATCAAGGAGACCAATGCCGGCTCCTCATGGGCACCAGCCTTGGCGCGCATGGGCATCAAAGCGCTGGTGGTGGAAGGACAGCCTAAGGAGAAGGGCAAGTACTGGATGGCCCATCTGACCTGGGATGCCGACGCGGGCAAGCCCAAGGTAGAGTTCCTGCCCGCCGATGAGTACACAGGCAAAGGGCTCTACGAGGTCTTCCCGCAGTTGTACGAGCGCTTTGGTCCGAAGGCGTCCATTGCCGGCTGCGGCGTGGCGGGCGAGTATGGCTGTGCTGGCGCTGGCGTCGTCTTCAATGACCTGGCGAAGCGTCCTAGCCGCTATGCGGGACGCGGTGGCCTGGGCGCGGTGATGGGCAGCAAGGGGCTCAAGTTCATCGTCGCTGATGATACAGGCGCTCCTGGCGTGAATATTGTGGACAAGGCATTGTTCGATCAGGGTCGCGCCAAGCTGACCGATGCGCTGCGCGAGCATGCCATCACCAAGCCCAAGGGTGGACTGAACACCTATGGCACTGCCATCCTGATCAACATTCTGAACGAAGCTGGCGGCTTGCCCACGCGCAACTTCTCCAGCGGGCGCTTTGAGGGTGCTGCCAAGATCGCGGGCGAAGCGCTCTTCGAGGGGAACAAGCAGCGCCTGGGCAAGGAACTCTACAACCATGCCTGCAGCCCTGGCTGCATCATCCAGTGCTCCAACACCTGGCACAAGCCAGATGGCACAGAGCACGTTTCCTGCCAGGAGTATGAATCCATCTGGGCCTTTGGTGCCAACTGCGGTATTGACAGCCTGGACGATACCGGCGAACTGATCCGCCTCTGCAACGACTATGGCTTGGACACCATCGAGATGGGCGGAACCATTGCCGTGGCCATGGAGGCAGGATTGGCAGAGTTTGGCGATGGGAAACGCGCTATTGAACTGATGCATGAGATCGGCAAGGGCACGCCTCTGGGACGCGTGCTGGGCAACGGCGCCGTAACGACGGGCAAGGTGTTCGGTGTAACGCGTGTGCCCGCGGTCAAGGGACAGAACATGCCCGCTTACGAGCCGCGCGCCGTCAAGGGCATTGGCATCACCTACGCCACCAGCACCATGGGCGCTGACCATACCTCCGGCTATACCATCGCCCCCGAGATCCTGAGCGTCGGCGGCAAGGCAGACCCGCTCAGCCCAGAGGGCAAGGCAGCGCTGAGCCGCGCCTTCCAGGCCACCACCGCCTTCATTGACTCCACCGGGCACTGCCTGTTCATCGCCTTTGCCATCTTGGACATCGCCAGCGGCTTCGAGGGCATGATGGAGGAGTGCAACGGCGTGCTGGGCACCAACTGGAAGTCGGAGGATGCGGCCAAACTCGG
This genomic stretch from Chloroflexota bacterium harbors:
- a CDS encoding proline--tRNA ligase → MRLSQLFGRTLREVPAEAECISHQLSLRAGLIRPLAAGIYSYLPLGWRVLRKIERIMREEMDAIGGQEVHMPVVNPAEIWRATGRYDAPAPGPALVRFRDRANHDLVLAMTHEEVVADLLRREIVSYRQLPFIIYHIQTKFRDEPRARGGLIRAREFTMKDAYSCHPDRNSLDEFYPRMYQAYVNIFRRCGVRAIPIVADTGVMGGPESHEFMVPCASGEDTLIRCAHCGYAANVEKATFAKPVGISEVERPIEEIATPGCKTIADVAAFVGVPTQQTLKALFYTTERGEIVLALIRGDLQVNVVKLANALAGAELHPSTEAELQAAGLVPGYASPVGLAGFRVIADDSITLGNNFVAGANKEGYHLKNVNYPRDFAVSTITDIAMAQAGDQCPQCGSALQAMQGIELGHLFKLGTRYSEALGATYLAKDGQQRPIVMGSYGIGTGRLMAAIIEENHDDHGIIWPASVAPYLFHLLSLGATQPEVHSAAEQLYRHLLEAGYEVLYDDRDESAGVKFNDADLIGIPWRITVSRKTLAQESVELKARSESASRLVPLAELDALLASLTSGIDALPLR
- a CDS encoding GH3 auxin-responsive promoter family protein, whose protein sequence is MQTTILPGMEEMLRGFVQPWYQALADPGAAQQAVLQRLLQGYARTGYGQQHQASMVTTLEEYRKAFPIVTYEDIKPLIERTMAGETDLLLYEPPVGWAITRGTTKGESKFIPMTRTDLKMRVSAGRALINYVLLTKQLDIFRGVNLNLNFPSVVGKVRMGDREVEYGYSSGIYVKHVSQSTPLRSLPTQDEIDALGGGKTIRDWERRFELAYERCKDENVTVVGGVAPTAITFGRYLRKAHKVYPKDLWRVQVMTLGSVPGINTRYAPALRAMYGPAAILEIYGATEGMFGQQRDERRAWVPNYDLFLFEVETKRGLIMLHEMHPGETGSLVVSTPILPRYRIGDLILAFDAPYFRCIGRDEPLTRLRYFWNQIMSLDLGPP
- a CDS encoding 16S rRNA methyltransferase gives rise to the protein MRHDANALDSVVQAVLLSPKYRNVCPDVIRNIASRELVMRRNWKEALKATKNKLHQVGGAYFDAGTRYVRWLDELKEAAERADGAALRRVCTNIMGHHSSTRERLSILDEFYARTLSGLPPIRVVLDIACGLNPLAIPWMDFSEDIQYYAYDMYTDLAAFLNEFLVIIGVRGQAYACDIAHSPPVEQADLALILKSLPCLEQLDKSASVRLLDAVQSNYLLISFPVRSLGGREKGMVQNYEERFWELIAGRPWSVQRFAFATELAFLVHKR
- the tgt gene encoding tRNA guanosine(34) transglycosylase Tgt; amino-acid sequence: MKNNYKGTSVLELPRGQLQLPVFLPDATHGVVRSLDANDLLQCGVQALQMNVFHLMQRPGSSTIKALGGLHNMFGWPKPIVTDSGGFQVYSLIHQNPKYGSLTERGMLFRPEGASRRFYLTPEKSIQLQVDYGADLVICLDDCTDVNQPLSIQQASVERTIKWAKRCKAEFERQMELRGLEKGARPLLFAVVQGGGYRDLRKRCAEELLAIGFDGFGLGGWPLDSAGNLLEEIIAYTRELIPANFPMHALGVGQPANIVTCARIGYNLFDSTMPTKDARHGRLYLFTSEPKSSTLADDWYTHLYIQDAKNMKANQPISPYCDCLCCSHYSRAYLHHLFKVNDSLFHRLATMHNLRFVMQLMARLREMNMG